The proteins below come from a single Vanessa tameamea isolate UH-Manoa-2023 chromosome 15, ilVanTame1 primary haplotype, whole genome shotgun sequence genomic window:
- the LOC135193669 gene encoding uncharacterized protein LOC135193669: protein MSCIVYILSAAQRFRESSAFKKERKFERLVKRQKPTGFNSKNSNDTRTVINLSKKELKQGAREVLEKGLNFAPTPKCIPYEDVIGSVEEVIQRNNIPTFEADILRQDAALILRQSKPPKPNITSDQLSALRELQKDEDLIVLRADKGNATVVMDVTDYDKKIRHLLSDVNTYRKVTYDPTARTNRATTTLIKTYRDAIGHEKTKYLLRPRNIQPPKLYGLPKIHKPNIPLRPIVSQIDSPTYELAKHVSKVLQPLAGQTKSHVKDSRRFVDILRSTTVDPDDLMVSFDVESLFTNVPVSECMDVIKVKLQLNNIPAEYIKLLHHCLETSYFVYQGEYYLQIDGVAMGSPVAPLVANIWMEHFEEIAMSTAKAVTTIKLWKRYVDDVFAIIKGDSDSATNFLNHLNSIHRKIKFTCEMEKNRKMAFLDVKIGVRMDGSVSHTVYRKTTHTDRYLHANSHHHPRHLNAVVASLTNRAYDLCDEDHLQSELAHVEKVLQRNGYKVGNTATRDHKLLRQYRVERQPAFMPYVKGVTDKIARVLGKYAVKTIFTPFKKIGQMLRSPKDSFPLEKPGVYKIDCSCGKSYVGQTKRTVSCRINEHIKALVARNCAYVCVHSRRSQASRHKAS, encoded by the exons ATGAGTTGTATCGTTTACATCTTGAGTGCA GCTCAACGTTTTCGTGAGTCGAGTGCGTTCAAGAAAGAGAGAAAATTCGAGCGACTAGTAAAACGGCAAAAACCAACTGGCTTTAACTCTAAAAACTCGAATGATACTCGTACAGTGATAAATTTGTCGAAGAAAGAGTTGAAGCAAGGCGCTCGGGAGGTACTCGAAAAAGGTTTGAACTTTGCCCCTACTCCAAAATGCATTCCTTATGAAGACGTGATTGGTAGTGTTGAAGAAGTGATTCAGcgtaataatatacctacttttgaGGCAGACATATTAAGACAAGATGCCGCCCTTATATTACGTCAATCAAAACCACCTAAACCTAATATTACGTCGGATCAATTGTCCGCTTTACGAGAACTACAGAAGGATGAAGACCTAATAGTCCTTAGAGCGGATAAAGGGAATGCTACTGTGGTTATGGATGTCACAGACTATGACAAGAAAATACGACATCTACTGAGTGACGTAAATACTTACCGAAAAGTCACCTATGACCCTACGGCAAGAACAAACCGGGCTACGACCACTTTAATCAAGACCTATAGGGATGCTATTGGACatgagaaaacaaaatatttactccgGCCGAGAAACATACAACCACCTAAATTATACGGACTACCCAAAATACATAAGCCAAATATCCCGCTGAGGCCGATAGTAAGTCAGATTGACTCGCCCACCTACGAATTGGCAAAACATGTATCTAAAGTACTACAACCGTTAGCAGGCCAGACAAAATCTCATGTCAAGGACTCCAGACGATTTGTTGACATCTTGCGTTCGACTACGGTTGACCCTGACGACTTGATGGTCAGTTTTGACGTCGAGTCATTATTCACGAATGTGCCGGTCTCTGAATGTATGGATGTTATAAAGGTGAAATTACAGTTAAATAACATACCggctgaatatataaaattgctacACCATTGCCTAGAAACCAGTTACTTTGTTTACCAAGGCGAGTACTACCTGCAGATAGATGGTGTGGCAATGGGGAGTCCAGTCGCTCCTCTAGTCGCCAACATCTGGATGGAACATTTCGAGGAGATAGCCATGTCAACGGCAAAGGCTGTAACTACTATCAAACTGTGGAAGAGGTATGTAGATGACGTATTTGCCATCATAAAGGGGGACAGTGATAGTGCAACGAATTTCTTAAATCATTTGAACAGCATccacagaaaaattaaattcacctgTGAAATGGAGAAGAACAGAAAAATGGCATTCCTTGATGTTAAAATTGGAGTACGTATGGACGGCTCTGTGAGCCATACTGTCTACAGGAAAACAACGCATACCGACCGATATCTTCATGCTAACTCACACCACCATCCTCGACACTTAAACGCTGTAGTAGCATCTTTGACCAATCGCGCATATGACCTTTGTGATGAAGACCACCTACAATCTGAGCTAGCACACGTTGAAAAGGTCCTACAGCGGAATGGATATAAAGTGGGAAACACAGCTACACGGGATCATAAGTTGCTGCGACAGTACAGGGTTGAAAGACAACCAGCATTTATGCCATATGTTAAAGGAGTGACAGATAAGATAGCTAGAGTCCTGGGCAAATATGCGGTGAAGACTATCTTCACTCCTTTCAAGAAGATAGGGCAAATGTTGCGTTCACCTAAAGATAGCTTTCCCCTGGAAAAACCCGGAGTTTACAAAATCGACTGTAGTTGTGGTAAATCCTATGTTGGACAGACGAAACGTACGGTATCTTGTCGTATCAACGAACATATCAAGgcg CTTGTCGCGCGTAACTGCGCGTACGTGTGCGTACACAGCCGCCGCAGTCAGGCCAGCCGACATAAAGCGTCGTGA
- the LOC113394754 gene encoding fibroin heavy chain-like, protein MKAFIVICALVACASAANEKREKRGFLSGLHSIDSLSYGGSYGGIYGSNYGYGGYSGYSAPVISHAAPAISYASPVISHAAPAISYASPVISHAAPAISYAAPAISYAAPAAKVVTVNKVVNSQRVVDVPQVVNVRKVVSEPQVVSVNKVVAAPSYNAYSSGLSGLGYGSGYDAGYGYGSSYGYGYGSGYGSGFSNGWWRVYHSSQSSPPTDALNCNMKAFIFMCALVACVAAESEKREKRGFLSGLHSYSGGISGGYSSGYSGGHGGYSGYSGYSGYSAPAAQVVTVNKVVNTQRVVEVPQVVNVRKVVSVPQVVSVNKVVAAPSYSSYSSGLSGYGYGSGYSSGHGYGSGYGSGYSSGYSSGLGSGYSKGWW, encoded by the exons ATGAAAGCCTTT ATCGTTATCTGCGCTCTCGTGGCCTGCGCTTCAGCCGCGAATGAGAAGCGTGAGAAGCGAGGCTTCCTCAGCGGTCTCCACTCCATTGACAGTCTTTCTTATGGAGGCTCGTACGGTGGTATCTATGGCAGCAACTACGGTTATGGTGGCTACTCGGGCTACTCTGCACCCGTCATCAGTCACGCAGCACCTGCGATAAGCTACGCATCACCTGTGATCAGCCACGCAGCACCTGCGATAAGCTACGCATCACCTGTGATCAGCCACGCAGCACCTGCGATCAGTTACGCAGCACCTGCAATCAGCTACGCTGCACCAGCTGCCAAAGTTGTGACTGTCAACAAAGTAGTCAACTCTCAGCGTGTCGTCGACGTCCCACAAGTCGTGAACGTGCGCAAAGTGGTGTCTGAGCCTCAAGTAGTGTCCGTTAACAAAGTAGTAGCCGCTCCCAGCTACAACGCCTACAGCAGCGGACTTTCCGGGCTTGGATACGGATCTGGCTACGACGCTGGTTACGGTTACGGTTCCAGTTACGGATACGGATACGGATCTGGTTATGGCTCTGGTTTCTCCAACGGTTGGTG GCGAGTTTATCACTCATCTCAGAGCTCACCGCCTACCGACGCACTAAACTGCAATATGAAGGCTTTC ATTTTTATGTGCGCCCTCGTGGCCTGCGTCGCCGCCGAAAGTGAGAAGCGCGAGAAGCGTGGCTTCCTCAGCGGCCTCCACTCCTACAGCGGCGGCATCAGCGGGGGATACAGCAGCGGCTACAGTGGCGGCCACGGAGGCTATAGTGGATACAGCGGCTACTCAGGCTATTCCGCGCCCGCCGCCCAGGTCGTGACCGTCAACAAAGTAGTCAACACTCAACGCGTCGTCGAAGTCCCACAAGTCGTGAACGTGCGCAAAGTGGTGTCTGTGCCTCAAGTAGTGTCCGTGAACAAGGTGGTGGCCGCTCCCAGCTACAGCTCTTACAGCAGCGGACTGTCCGGCTATGGCTACGGATCCGGCTACAGTTCCGGACACGGCTATGGCTCCGGATACGGCTCCGGCTACAGTTCTGGATACAGCTCCGGCTTAGGCTCTGGCTACTCAAAAGGCTGGTGGTGA